From the genome of Actinacidiphila yeochonensis CN732, one region includes:
- a CDS encoding threonine aldolase family protein: protein MTGRPDPESAPQSPAGVQRRHDPAVRGFASDNYAGVHPEVLAALAAANGGHQVAYGEDVYTEHLQEVFRGLFGPAAEAYPAFNGTGANNVALQALTERWGSVVCPATAHINTDECGAPERISGLKLLPVPTPDGKLTPELIDREAFGFDDEHRAQPQVVSITQTTELGTCYTPEEVKAVCDHAHDLGMAVHMDGARIANAAATLGVEPSRFTTEAGVDVLTFGGTKNGLLMGECVVVLDPSRVRGIPYLRKQSMQLASKMRFVSVQFEALLADGLWLRSATRANAMAKRLESAVRAVDGVTVTRPVQSNAVFATLPGEVIERLQKRFRFYTWDEAAHEVRWMCAFDTTEGDVDAFATAIAEEMHNYS, encoded by the coding sequence GTGACCGGCCGGCCCGACCCCGAGTCCGCCCCGCAGAGCCCCGCCGGCGTCCAGCGCCGGCACGACCCGGCCGTCCGCGGCTTCGCCAGCGACAACTACGCCGGCGTGCACCCCGAGGTGCTGGCCGCCCTCGCGGCGGCCAACGGCGGCCACCAGGTCGCCTACGGAGAGGACGTCTACACCGAGCACCTGCAGGAGGTCTTCCGCGGGCTGTTCGGTCCGGCGGCCGAGGCCTACCCGGCCTTCAACGGCACCGGAGCCAACAACGTCGCGCTCCAGGCCCTCACCGAGCGGTGGGGCTCGGTGGTCTGCCCGGCCACCGCGCACATCAACACCGACGAGTGCGGCGCGCCCGAGCGGATCTCCGGGCTGAAGCTGCTGCCGGTGCCCACACCGGACGGCAAGCTCACCCCCGAGCTGATCGACCGCGAGGCGTTCGGTTTCGACGACGAGCACCGTGCCCAGCCCCAGGTCGTCTCGATCACGCAGACCACCGAGCTGGGCACCTGCTACACCCCCGAAGAGGTCAAGGCGGTCTGCGACCATGCCCACGACCTGGGGATGGCCGTCCACATGGACGGCGCCCGGATAGCCAACGCGGCCGCCACCCTGGGTGTCGAACCGTCGCGCTTCACCACGGAGGCCGGGGTCGACGTGCTGACCTTCGGCGGCACCAAGAACGGGCTGCTGATGGGCGAGTGCGTGGTCGTCCTGGACCCCTCCCGGGTGCGGGGCATCCCCTACCTGCGCAAGCAGTCCATGCAGTTGGCGTCGAAGATGCGCTTCGTGTCGGTGCAGTTCGAGGCGCTGCTCGCGGACGGCCTGTGGCTGCGCAGTGCCACCCGCGCCAACGCGATGGCCAAGCGGCTGGAGAGCGCGGTCCGGGCCGTGGACGGGGTGACGGTGACGCGGCCCGTGCAGTCCAACGCGGTCTTCGCCACGCTGCCCGGGGAGGTCATCGAGCGGCTCCAGAAGCGCTTCCGCTTCTACACCTGGGACGAGGCCGCGCACGAGGTGCGGTGGATGTGCGCCTTCGACACCACCGAGGGGGACGTCGACGCGTTCGCGACGGCGATCGCCGAGGAAATGCATAACTATTCGTAG
- a CDS encoding M56 family metallopeptidase produces MTVPFVLLVIGALTAAMAPRLLSRADWPEREPVLALWVWQCVVAAVLLCCVFAMALTASATWSAVRGHVFAFAPPGVEDAYGLPGYGRWAGALAVTLALGGVWTAAMLTREVRTARSRRRVRRAGLRERAPRLPGEVVPAGERLVVLEDDRSDAWWLSGAQPQLVITTAALRRLKGRQLDAVLAHERGHVQARHDLLLHCSDALADGFPQVPVFAAFRDQVHRLIELAADDTASRRFGRLTTALALVELNEPRGVFGPAHGPHAELPGRVSRLLAPAPRLPLGRRVRLTAVSLLVPAVPLLIALGPGLHALT; encoded by the coding sequence ATGACGGTCCCGTTCGTGCTGCTGGTGATCGGCGCACTGACGGCGGCAATGGCGCCACGTCTTCTCTCCCGGGCCGACTGGCCGGAGCGCGAGCCCGTCCTGGCTCTGTGGGTGTGGCAGTGCGTGGTCGCCGCGGTCCTCCTGTGCTGTGTCTTCGCGATGGCGCTGACCGCGTCCGCGACCTGGTCGGCGGTACGCGGCCACGTGTTCGCGTTCGCACCGCCCGGCGTCGAGGACGCCTACGGGCTGCCCGGATACGGCCGGTGGGCCGGCGCCCTCGCGGTCACACTGGCCCTGGGCGGCGTGTGGACGGCGGCGATGCTCACCCGGGAGGTGCGCACGGCCCGCAGCCGGCGCCGGGTACGCCGGGCCGGCCTGCGCGAACGTGCCCCCCGGCTGCCCGGCGAGGTGGTGCCGGCCGGCGAGCGGCTGGTCGTCCTGGAGGACGACCGGTCCGACGCGTGGTGGCTGTCGGGCGCGCAGCCGCAACTGGTCATCACCACAGCGGCCTTGCGCCGCCTCAAGGGGCGGCAGCTCGACGCGGTGCTCGCCCACGAGCGGGGCCACGTACAGGCTCGGCACGACCTGCTGCTGCACTGCTCGGACGCCCTCGCCGACGGCTTCCCGCAGGTCCCGGTCTTCGCGGCCTTCCGCGACCAGGTCCACCGGCTGATCGAGCTGGCCGCCGACGACACGGCCTCGCGCCGCTTCGGTCGGCTGACCACCGCGCTCGCGCTGGTCGAACTGAACGAACCGCGGGGCGTCTTCGGGCCCGCCCACGGGCCGCACGCCGAACTGCCCGGGCGGGTCAGCCGCCTGCTCGCCCCGGCGCCGCGCCTCCCGCTGGGCCGCCGGGTCCGGTTGACGGCCGTTTCCCTGCTGGTGCCGGCGGTGCCGCTGCTGATCGCCCTCGGCCCGGGCCTGCACGCCCTCACCTGA
- a CDS encoding DUF6421 family protein: MAEVLSPMGAGSGVISGEGVLGHPQWPVLKQAVEAVRPWQRKDGSVDFDAEGAPTREDAARVIGRVVDALEQLSPLLPHDAAYHRALAGDLTRWSDQGFGVPDFLDSLLAFQPAADRRDGLQHLVVFPMYTQNGNPDRNLEAVVFRVVWPEWLAELERTRYDNPMFVPITFEDFTPGYDTNSAVLFPETVAVRKAPERWTWGAIFCDREAARFRAVTSAAVEALGLELPEDAARLVADQELAQQTYTLWDMIHDRTHSHGDLPFDPFMIKQRAPFWMYGLEELRCDLTSFREAVKLEAEGHPMGRGVQYAILFDRLFRFPVTGERVRNYDGLGGQLLFAYLHKHDAVRWTDNTLHIDWERAPQVTNQLCAEIETLYRDGIDRPKLVHWFAAYKLVAAYLSPHPGSVWAKGPEALDLSLPPRKLVDDVLPDEFPLSMFYEALAKQLREVIASTRGITGDSALEGAA; this comes from the coding sequence ATGGCTGAGGTTCTTTCGCCGATGGGGGCCGGCTCCGGCGTGATATCCGGTGAAGGGGTACTCGGACACCCTCAGTGGCCGGTGCTGAAGCAGGCAGTGGAGGCGGTCCGGCCCTGGCAGCGGAAGGACGGCTCCGTCGACTTCGACGCCGAGGGCGCGCCCACCCGTGAGGACGCCGCCCGCGTCATCGGGCGCGTGGTCGACGCCCTGGAGCAGCTCTCCCCGCTGCTCCCGCACGACGCGGCATACCACCGGGCGCTCGCCGGCGACCTGACGCGCTGGAGCGACCAGGGGTTCGGCGTGCCGGACTTCCTCGACTCGCTGCTGGCCTTCCAGCCCGCCGCCGACCGCCGCGACGGCCTCCAGCACCTGGTGGTCTTCCCGATGTACACGCAGAACGGCAACCCGGACCGCAACCTGGAGGCGGTCGTCTTCCGTGTCGTCTGGCCGGAGTGGCTCGCCGAACTGGAGCGCACCCGCTACGACAACCCGATGTTCGTCCCGATCACCTTCGAGGACTTCACCCCGGGGTACGACACCAACTCCGCGGTGCTCTTCCCGGAGACCGTGGCCGTCCGGAAGGCCCCCGAGCGCTGGACCTGGGGCGCCATCTTCTGCGACCGCGAGGCCGCGCGCTTCCGCGCCGTCACCTCGGCCGCCGTGGAGGCCCTGGGGCTTGAGCTGCCCGAGGACGCCGCCCGGCTGGTGGCCGACCAGGAGCTCGCCCAGCAGACCTACACGCTGTGGGACATGATCCACGACCGCACCCACAGCCACGGCGACCTGCCGTTCGACCCCTTCATGATCAAGCAGCGGGCGCCGTTCTGGATGTACGGCCTGGAGGAGCTGCGCTGCGACCTGACCTCCTTCAGGGAGGCGGTCAAGCTGGAGGCCGAGGGCCACCCGATGGGCCGAGGCGTGCAGTACGCGATCCTCTTCGACCGGCTGTTCCGCTTCCCGGTCACCGGCGAGCGGGTGCGCAACTACGACGGACTGGGCGGCCAGCTGCTCTTCGCCTACCTCCACAAGCACGACGCCGTACGCTGGACGGACAACACGCTGCACATCGACTGGGAGCGTGCGCCCCAGGTGACCAACCAGCTCTGCGCCGAGATCGAGACCCTCTACCGGGACGGCATCGACCGCCCCAAGCTGGTGCACTGGTTCGCCGCCTACAAGCTGGTCGCGGCCTACCTCTCCCCGCACCCCGGCTCGGTCTGGGCCAAGGGTCCGGAGGCCCTGGACCTGTCGCTCCCGCCGCGCAAGCTGGTGGACGACGTGCTGCCGGACGAGTTTCCCCTCAGCATGTTCTATGAGGCCCTTGCGAAGCAGCTACGCGAGGTGATCGCGTCCACCAGGGGCATCACCGGTGACAGCGCGCTGGAGGGTGCCGCGTGA
- a CDS encoding DUF6986 family protein — protein sequence MPAVTTLADAVRARIGASLAATDAELARRYPGEPAVRQPVHTVYVPAGAFTPTTTREWGAAALGALDAHAPDAQALGAALGLDAVHAGEIHDRVRAKLRAEPVEDLRIDFEDGYGRRPDAEEDAAALAAARAVAAAAADGTAPPCVGIRVKGMEADVRDRGIRTLDLFLTALLDAGPLPTGLVLTLPKVTFPAQAAAMAEVCAQFEQAAGLPAGRLGFEIQIETTQAVVGPDGTATVPRLLEAAGGRVTALHYGTFDYSAACGVSAAHQSPDHPAADHAKAVMQAAAAGTGVRLSDGSTNVLPVGTAAQVRTAWRHHYGLVRRSLARAYYQGWDMHPGHLVSRYAATYAFYREGLDAAAARLAAYTAGVSGGVLDEPATARALSGHLLRGLDCGAVDLAEVTGRTGLARVDLDALAGR from the coding sequence ATGCCGGCCGTGACGACGCTCGCGGACGCCGTACGCGCGCGGATCGGCGCCTCGCTGGCCGCCACCGACGCGGAACTCGCCCGCAGGTACCCCGGGGAGCCCGCCGTCCGGCAGCCGGTGCACACCGTCTACGTCCCGGCCGGCGCCTTCACCCCGACCACCACCCGGGAGTGGGGCGCGGCCGCCCTCGGCGCCCTGGACGCCCACGCGCCCGACGCACAGGCCCTGGGCGCCGCGCTCGGCCTCGACGCCGTCCACGCCGGCGAGATCCACGACCGTGTCCGGGCCAAACTGCGCGCGGAGCCGGTGGAGGACCTGCGGATCGACTTCGAGGACGGCTACGGCCGGCGCCCCGACGCCGAGGAGGACGCCGCCGCGCTCGCGGCAGCCCGCGCCGTGGCGGCCGCTGCCGCCGACGGCACCGCGCCCCCCTGCGTCGGCATCCGGGTCAAGGGCATGGAGGCCGACGTCCGGGACCGCGGAATCCGCACCCTGGACCTTTTCCTGACCGCGCTCCTGGACGCCGGGCCGCTGCCCACCGGGCTGGTGCTCACCCTGCCCAAGGTGACCTTCCCGGCACAGGCGGCGGCGATGGCCGAGGTGTGCGCGCAGTTCGAGCAGGCCGCCGGGCTGCCCGCGGGCCGTCTCGGCTTCGAGATACAGATCGAGACGACCCAGGCGGTCGTGGGCCCCGACGGCACCGCGACCGTGCCCCGGCTGCTGGAGGCCGCCGGCGGGCGGGTGACCGCGCTGCACTACGGCACCTTCGACTACAGCGCCGCCTGCGGGGTGAGCGCGGCCCACCAGTCGCCCGACCACCCGGCGGCCGACCACGCCAAGGCGGTCATGCAGGCCGCGGCGGCCGGTACCGGCGTGCGGCTGAGCGACGGTTCGACCAACGTCCTTCCGGTCGGCACCGCCGCCCAGGTGCGCACCGCCTGGCGGCACCACTACGGGCTGGTGCGCCGCTCTCTGGCCCGCGCCTACTACCAGGGCTGGGACATGCACCCAGGGCACCTGGTCAGCCGCTACGCCGCCACCTACGCCTTCTACCGGGAGGGCCTGGACGCCGCTGCCGCCCGGCTGGCCGCCTACACCGCCGGCGTGTCCGGCGGCGTGCTCGACGAACCGGCCACCGCCCGGGCGCTCAGCGGCCACCTGCTGCGCGGCCTGGACTGCGGCGCCGTCGACCTCGCCGAGGTCACCGGCCGTACCGGCCTCGCCCGCGTCGATCTCGACGCCCTCGCCGGACGCTGA
- a CDS encoding GNAT family N-acetyltransferase → MHSSSTPPATGPAVPAAPAGPPALGLSFRQAAREDVPALVELVESAYRGDASRAGWTTEADLLGGQRTDPEGVLEAIEKPGSLLLTVWDGGVLVGCCQLEHRDTHAYFGMFAVRPALQGAGLGKAVIAEAERLVREDWGVRLMHMTVIVQREELIAWYERRGYTRTGERLPFPYGQERFGLPTRDDLQFELLTKNLV, encoded by the coding sequence ATGCACTCCAGCTCCACGCCCCCCGCGACCGGCCCCGCCGTCCCTGCCGCGCCCGCCGGTCCGCCCGCGCTCGGGCTGTCCTTCCGGCAGGCCGCCCGCGAGGACGTCCCGGCCCTGGTGGAACTGGTCGAGTCCGCCTACCGGGGCGACGCCAGCCGGGCCGGCTGGACGACCGAGGCGGACCTGCTGGGCGGGCAGCGCACCGACCCCGAGGGCGTCCTGGAGGCCATCGAGAAGCCCGGCAGCCTGCTGCTGACGGTGTGGGACGGAGGCGTCCTCGTGGGGTGCTGCCAGCTCGAACACCGCGACACGCATGCCTACTTCGGCATGTTCGCCGTGCGACCGGCACTCCAGGGCGCGGGGCTCGGCAAGGCCGTCATCGCGGAGGCGGAGCGCCTGGTCCGCGAGGACTGGGGCGTGCGCCTGATGCACATGACCGTGATCGTCCAGCGCGAGGAGCTGATCGCCTGGTACGAGCGCCGCGGTTACACCCGCACCGGCGAGCGGCTGCCCTTCCCCTACGGCCAGGAGCGCTTCGGCCTGCCCACCCGTGACGACCTCCAGTTCGAGCTGCTGACCAAGAACCTCGTCTGA
- a CDS encoding thioredoxin family protein, producing the protein MRAESGDGAGELGHGGARLTSADLGAPLGERATLVQFSTAFCAPCRATRRVLREVAAMVDGVRHVEVDAEARLELVRRLEVRRTPTVLVLDAGGAVVRRAAGQPRRADVIAALGAAV; encoded by the coding sequence GTGCGGGCGGAATCGGGCGACGGGGCCGGGGAGCTCGGCCACGGTGGAGCGCGGCTGACGTCGGCGGACCTGGGCGCGCCCCTGGGTGAGCGGGCCACCCTGGTGCAGTTCTCCACGGCTTTCTGCGCCCCCTGCCGCGCCACCCGGCGGGTGCTGCGGGAGGTCGCCGCGATGGTGGACGGCGTCCGCCACGTCGAGGTCGACGCGGAGGCGCGCCTGGAGCTGGTGCGGCGGCTGGAAGTGCGCAGGACGCCGACCGTCCTGGTGCTCGACGCGGGCGGGGCGGTGGTGCGCCGGGCCGCCGGCCAGCCCCGCCGCGCGGACGTGATCGCCGCTCTGGGTGCCGCCGTGTGA
- a CDS encoding electron transfer flavoprotein subunit alpha/FixB family protein: MAEVLVYVDHADGAVRKPTLELLTLARRIGDPVAVHLGPGAQEAAKVLGEHGAVRVLAADAPEFSDYLVVPKVDALQAAAQAVQPAAILVPSSGEGKEIAARLALRLGSGIITDAVDVTAGDDGPVATQSAFAAAFTTRSRVTRGVPVITVKPNSAPVQAAPAAGAVEALQVAFGELATGTKVVSRTPRASTGRPELTEAAIVVSGGRGVNGAENFSLIEELADSLGAAVGASRAAVDAGWYPHSNQVGQTGKTVSPQLYIANGISGAIQHRAGMQTSKTIVAVNKDAEAPIFDLVDYGVVGDLFQVVPQLTAEIKARKG; encoded by the coding sequence ATGGCTGAAGTCCTCGTCTACGTCGACCACGCGGACGGCGCCGTCCGCAAGCCGACCCTCGAACTGCTCACCCTGGCCCGCCGGATCGGCGACCCGGTCGCCGTCCACCTCGGCCCCGGCGCGCAGGAGGCCGCCAAGGTGCTCGGCGAGCACGGCGCGGTCCGGGTGCTGGCCGCCGACGCCCCGGAGTTCTCGGACTACCTGGTCGTCCCCAAGGTCGACGCGCTGCAGGCCGCGGCCCAGGCCGTCCAGCCCGCCGCGATCCTGGTGCCGTCCTCCGGCGAGGGCAAGGAGATCGCCGCCCGCCTGGCGCTGCGCCTGGGCTCGGGGATCATCACCGACGCGGTGGACGTGACCGCCGGAGACGACGGCCCGGTCGCCACCCAGTCGGCGTTCGCCGCCGCGTTCACCACCCGCTCCCGTGTCACCCGCGGGGTGCCCGTGATCACCGTCAAGCCCAACTCGGCCCCGGTGCAGGCCGCTCCCGCCGCCGGCGCGGTCGAGGCGCTCCAGGTCGCCTTCGGCGAGCTGGCCACCGGCACCAAGGTGGTCTCCCGCACCCCGCGCGCCTCCACCGGGCGCCCCGAGCTCACCGAGGCGGCGATCGTGGTCTCCGGCGGCCGCGGCGTCAACGGGGCGGAGAACTTCTCCCTCATCGAGGAGCTCGCCGACTCCCTCGGCGCGGCCGTGGGCGCCTCCCGCGCCGCCGTGGACGCCGGCTGGTACCCGCACAGCAACCAGGTCGGCCAGACCGGCAAGACGGTCTCCCCGCAGCTCTACATCGCCAACGGCATCTCCGGCGCCATCCAGCACCGCGCCGGCATGCAGACCTCCAAGACCATCGTCGCGGTCAACAAGGACGCCGAAGCCCCGATCTTCGACCTCGTCGACTACGGCGTCGTCGGCGACCTCTTCCAGGTCGTTCCCCAGCTCACCGCCGAGATCAAGGCCCGCAAGGGCTGA
- a CDS encoding flavin reductase family protein encodes MPPVEAPGTLDAGVFRSVFRRHAAGVAVVTAQGPAGPAGFTATSLTSVAADPPLFSFGVSVRSSCWPTFSAASYVAVHVLGAHQQETAALFARSGADRFGAPTVWAPGPHGVPLLEGAAAWLVGRVAALVPAGDHRIVVAEAVAGDPHGPGGPLLYHQGAYHRLPDPSAPVPAQRSTGAV; translated from the coding sequence GTGCCGCCCGTCGAGGCCCCCGGCACGCTCGACGCGGGTGTGTTCCGGTCCGTCTTCCGGCGGCACGCCGCCGGGGTCGCCGTCGTCACCGCCCAGGGACCCGCCGGCCCGGCCGGTTTCACCGCCACCTCGCTCACCTCGGTGGCGGCCGATCCGCCGCTGTTCTCCTTCGGCGTCAGCGTGCGCTCCTCCTGCTGGCCGACGTTCTCCGCGGCCTCGTACGTGGCGGTCCACGTCCTCGGCGCCCACCAGCAGGAGACGGCCGCGCTCTTCGCCCGCTCCGGCGCCGACCGGTTCGGCGCCCCGACCGTCTGGGCGCCCGGTCCGCACGGGGTTCCGCTCCTGGAGGGGGCCGCGGCGTGGCTGGTGGGCCGGGTGGCCGCGCTGGTGCCGGCCGGCGATCACCGGATCGTCGTGGCCGAGGCGGTGGCCGGCGACCCGCACGGCCCCGGCGGCCCGCTGCTCTACCACCAGGGTGCCTACCACCGGCTCCCCGACCCGTCCGCCCCCGTCCCCGCCCAGCGGTCGACCGGCGCGGTGTGA
- a CDS encoding SDR family oxidoreductase: protein MTTDTYTGGLDGAVIAVAGAGGPAGRAVLHRLARSGAHVVAADADPQRLADAVDGARYEAGGSDVTGEVVDLFDLDSARAWAERIEKDHGRVDGLVHLVGGWRGSASFPETELSDWDTLEKLLVRTAQHTSLAFHDGLLRSPGGRYVLISASGASAPTAGNAAYGAAKAAAEAWTLAMGDSFRKLAPGDGPVAAAVILVVKALVHDEMRAQRPNAKFAGFTDVRDLAEAVADVWNASPEEVNGTRQWLTPRP from the coding sequence ATGACCACCGACACGTACACGGGTGGACTCGACGGCGCGGTGATCGCCGTGGCAGGGGCAGGCGGTCCCGCCGGACGGGCCGTGCTCCACCGGCTCGCCCGGTCCGGCGCCCACGTGGTCGCCGCCGACGCCGACCCGCAGCGGCTGGCGGACGCCGTCGACGGCGCCCGCTACGAGGCCGGCGGCTCCGACGTCACCGGTGAGGTGGTCGACCTGTTCGACCTGGACTCGGCCCGGGCCTGGGCCGAGCGCATCGAGAAGGACCACGGCCGGGTCGACGGGCTGGTGCACCTGGTCGGCGGCTGGCGCGGCTCGGCGTCCTTCCCCGAGACGGAGCTCTCCGACTGGGACACCCTGGAGAAGCTGCTGGTCCGCACGGCCCAGCACACCAGCCTGGCCTTCCACGACGGGCTGCTGCGCAGCCCCGGCGGCCGCTACGTGCTGATCAGCGCGTCCGGGGCCAGCGCCCCCACGGCGGGCAACGCCGCCTACGGGGCGGCCAAGGCGGCCGCCGAGGCGTGGACGCTGGCCATGGGCGACTCCTTCCGCAAGCTGGCCCCCGGTGACGGGCCCGTCGCGGCGGCAGTCATCCTGGTGGTCAAAGCGCTGGTCCACGACGAGATGCGGGCCCAGCGCCCCAACGCCAAGTTCGCCGGCTTCACCGACGTGCGGGACCTCGCCGAGGCCGTCGCCGACGTGTGGAACGCCAGCCCCGAAGAAGTGAACGGAACCCGCCAGTGGCTGACGCCCCGACCGTGA
- a CDS encoding DUF5134 domain-containing protein produces MHASPLVAWLLVALSTATSVSCLLRTGGRSEAAMGLGMAVMALPVLRSWPWLVLALCAVCAVSTAATVRAVLPVRPGGTVRGHRIHHVVGSAAMVYMAAAAAESARAASDRSGGMAMGGGVPLVTALLALYFAGFVLRSGARLVAVGPPTDLIPGAPAGTAPATGSVRAVPRLRNSPEVALACRVSMALGMLVMLLLM; encoded by the coding sequence GTGCACGCATCGCCGCTGGTCGCGTGGCTGCTCGTGGCACTGAGTACGGCCACTTCGGTGTCCTGCCTGCTGCGGACCGGCGGCCGGAGCGAGGCGGCCATGGGCCTGGGGATGGCCGTGATGGCACTGCCGGTCCTTCGCTCGTGGCCGTGGCTGGTCCTGGCGCTCTGCGCGGTGTGCGCGGTGAGCACGGCCGCGACCGTGCGGGCGGTCCTGCCGGTCAGGCCCGGCGGCACCGTCCGCGGGCACCGGATCCACCACGTGGTGGGTTCGGCCGCCATGGTCTACATGGCGGCGGCGGCCGCCGAGTCCGCTCGGGCGGCGTCCGACCGGAGCGGCGGTATGGCCATGGGCGGTGGCGTTCCCCTGGTGACGGCGCTGCTCGCGCTGTACTTCGCCGGGTTCGTGCTGCGCTCCGGCGCCCGCCTGGTGGCCGTCGGACCGCCGACCGACCTCATACCGGGCGCCCCGGCGGGCACGGCGCCGGCCACGGGCTCCGTGCGGGCCGTTCCCCGGCTGCGCAACTCCCCCGAAGTGGCCCTGGCCTGCAGAGTGTCGATGGCCCTCGGGATGCTGGTGATGCTCCTGCTGATGTGA
- a CDS encoding electron transfer flavoprotein subunit beta/FixA family protein produces the protein MSLRIVVAVKYVPDATGDRHFAEDLTTDRDAVDGLLSELDEYAVEQALQIAEAVGDAEVTAVTVGPEDARGAVLKALQMGAAKGVHVEDDALHGTDVIGTSLVLAKAIEHVGFDLVVTGMASTDGTAGVVPALLAERLGVPQVTLLSQVGVAEGKVVGRRDGDTASEELEAALPALVSVTDQSGEARYPSFKGIMGAKKKPLESLDLSDLGVEASEVGLAAAWTAVDDATARPARTAGTIVKDEGEGGRQLAEFLASQKFV, from the coding sequence GTGAGTCTGAGGATCGTAGTCGCAGTGAAGTACGTGCCTGACGCCACCGGCGACCGCCATTTCGCGGAGGACCTGACCACCGATCGCGACGCGGTGGACGGGCTGCTGTCGGAGCTGGACGAGTACGCGGTGGAGCAGGCCCTGCAGATCGCCGAGGCTGTCGGCGACGCCGAGGTCACGGCGGTGACGGTGGGTCCGGAGGACGCCCGCGGCGCGGTGCTCAAGGCGCTGCAGATGGGTGCCGCCAAGGGCGTGCACGTGGAGGATGACGCGCTGCACGGTACGGACGTCATCGGGACCTCTCTGGTGCTGGCCAAGGCGATCGAGCACGTGGGCTTCGACCTGGTGGTCACCGGTATGGCGTCGACGGACGGTACGGCGGGCGTGGTGCCGGCGCTGCTGGCCGAGCGGCTCGGTGTTCCGCAGGTGACGCTGCTGTCCCAGGTCGGTGTCGCCGAGGGCAAGGTCGTCGGGCGGCGGGACGGCGACACGGCGAGCGAGGAGCTGGAGGCGGCGCTGCCGGCCTTGGTGTCCGTCACCGACCAGTCGGGTGAGGCCCGTTACCCGTCGTTCAAGGGCATCATGGGCGCGAAGAAGAAGCCGCTGGAGAGCCTGGACCTGTCCGACCTGGGTGTCGAGGCATCGGAGGTCGGCCTGGCCGCCGCGTGGACGGCCGTCGACGACGCGACCGCGCGTCCGGCCCGTACCGCCGGCACGATCGTGAAGGACGAGGGCGAGGGCGGCAGGCAGCTGGCCGAGTTCCTGGCCTCGCAGAAGTTCGTCTGA
- a CDS encoding transglutaminase-like domain-containing protein: MEPIPEAPGLAPYLAADDVIDHGHPEVAATAARLRHQAATPEDYARAAYVYVRDEVPHSFDSGDDRVAWRASDVLATRNGICYAKAHALVALLRHEGIPAGLCYQRLTEDDGSDPVVHGLIALRLSGTGRWSRQDPRGNKPGVDARFSLGEERLAFPVRPVLGELDYPALYAAPPAPVLAALRGAADRADLASRIPDRI, encoded by the coding sequence ATGGAACCCATACCGGAAGCCCCCGGTCTCGCGCCCTACCTGGCGGCGGACGACGTCATCGACCACGGTCACCCGGAGGTGGCCGCCACCGCCGCCCGGCTGCGCCACCAGGCCGCCACGCCCGAGGACTATGCCCGGGCCGCCTACGTGTACGTGCGGGACGAGGTGCCCCACTCCTTCGACAGCGGCGACGACCGCGTCGCCTGGCGGGCCTCGGACGTCCTCGCCACCCGCAACGGCATCTGCTACGCCAAGGCGCACGCCCTGGTCGCCCTGCTGCGCCACGAGGGCATCCCGGCCGGCCTCTGCTACCAGCGGCTGACCGAGGACGACGGCAGCGATCCCGTCGTGCACGGCCTGATCGCCCTCCGACTGTCCGGAACCGGGCGCTGGAGCCGGCAGGACCCGCGCGGCAACAAGCCAGGGGTGGACGCCCGGTTCTCCCTCGGCGAGGAGCGGCTCGCCTTTCCCGTGCGCCCCGTGCTCGGCGAGCTCGACTACCCCGCGCTGTACGCGGCACCGCCGGCTCCCGTGCTGGCGGCGCTGCGCGGCGCCGCCGACCGGGCCGACCTCGCCTCCCGGATACCGGACCGGATCTGA